Genomic window (Phragmites australis chromosome 5, lpPhrAust1.1, whole genome shotgun sequence):
AACATGTAGGATTTGAGCTCATATGTCAATAGATGTGCAGTACATCAGAAGATCCCATCCCATGTCTTGGTGGGGCAATGAGTTGAAACCAAAGTATACATTTTTCACTCATGTGCAAGTAAGAAAGGTGCAGCATGACACTGTATGAGATTTGTGGAATTATTCTCTCACTGCAATCCTAGCTGTGTGCTAGGGATGCGAGCAACTCTAATTTCCCAGCCGAGTCAGAACACCTTGCATCAATCCTCAAGACCTCAGCTAAAGGTTGGAGCTAGTAAACAGAGTTTACTCTCACATAATAGTATTTCCATACAAACTCATACTGTGAAATATACATAGGACATAGTGGGAAATGCATGCACGCAAGAGTAGCGCAAACAGGGATACAAAGTTGGGCTGACATGAAACCCACTTCACACAATTAGAAATGCGTTTTCACCTAGTTGCTAGTTATGAGAATGAAAACCAAATGAACTAGAGTGGGTCTAATAGTTGTCCATATAGGCAGACCCACTTGCAAATTCCCAAGCGCAAATCTGATTCGCATGGAGGGACACATGACACTTTGATTTAGCAGCGACGACGAGGTGCAGCATCAACGGGTCATCGCCGGGTGCATCTGCGGTGGCATGGTGGCGGCAGTACGCCCCTTCTGCCTCTCCATGTTCGCATGCCATCCTGCACAAAACGGTCGGGGAACCGTCAGCACATGGTACTACAGTATGTTACACTAGCACGACGGGTGTTTCATGTGGCTAGGTGGTGACCCGGCAGTATCTGTATAGTGGCATGCTAACTGCGCCTGTGCAATGAAGATGGCGGTTACTAGGTTCATGTCGAAGCCTCTACCTAGGTTCATGTCGAAGCCTCTCTTCTTGAGCTCGCGGTACTCCTGGCAGAGCGCGCAGTGCTCGCAGAAGCAGTGGACGCAGCAGTCGGCGCAGGGGCTCTCCTGCAGGCCGTACTGCGCGCGCATCTTGGAGCGGTAGAAGCAGGAGTAGACGCACTGGCACCCCGTGAGCAGCAGGATGAGCGTGTACAGCGCCCCGCTCGACCCGCACGACGAGGACCCCCGGTCGATGATCTCCGCGATCTGCCCGAACGTGATGCACGGGCACAGGCACGTCACGCAGCCTGCAGCATATCAGAGTCGATCAGGTACGCGCATGCACGCGTGCCACAAATCAACCAAGGAATTGACCGGCCAGAccggcggcgagagcgggcccttACAGTTGCCGCAGTCGTCGAAGCAGTCGCAGAGGCCGGTGGACCACGGGGCGATGGGCGCCTGCGCCTGCACCGCGAAGGCCGCGGTGGCGCCGACCGCCGGGTAGTACGCGCCCCCGTCGCTCATCGGGATGCCCGTGGCCGGCGGCTGAGCCCGCGCGGTACCCTCCTCCGCCTTCGGGTACATGGCAGTTGGCAGCGCCTCACCGCCCGGGGCCGGGACACAAGCCTCTAGTCTCAGCGGACAAGAAGCGAGACTGATGAGCGGTGTTGCGCGTTGCGGTCTGGATCCGTGCGCACGCGTATTTATCGGCGAGGGGCGCAAGCGCCAATCGATGATAACTGCCGAACAAGCGGGCCGCGTCGCTTCCTGCCTTCCTGGGCGGGGGTCGCGATGACGAGACGGGGCATTGGTTTGCTCGAAGACCTTTTTGGCGCGTGATGGGGATGGCCGGATGGGGACGCGCGCGCGAGTCCGCGTCGGGGAGGCGTGAGGACTCCGGCGGgtcggggcggggcggggcaaGTCGTCGCCCGGCCGCCGGGGAAGACGGGGCAGGCATACTTCGTTTTTGAGTGTTTGACCCGCTCGATCTCATCCGGTCGGATTAGGGAGTGCAGTGGTCCGCTTGAGAGTGTGGCGATGCGGTGCATCAACTCATGCATGTTGCCGTGTCGGAGTGCCATGGAACGATCCTTCTCTTGGGATATGGTTTCAATGCTTGGAGTGTACGCTGGACAAGACCCCAAGCCTGTCGAGTTCGTCGTTTTGGTGCCACTTGTTTGATTAACAAACCGGGTGCGGGGAATGGATGATCTGTTCCTGCTCAAATCAAGAGCCGTTTAGCGAAATCTTGTACGCGTGGAAATGCCCTTGTTTTTCAGCGAAAAATACAGGTGCACTGCCCCTTTTTTCCGTTCCGTTTGGTACCCGTACGTACAGACTACCAAGTCTACCGATAGTAGCTAAGTACTTACGTtataacgaaaatataaatattagatatgataGCATCAAATGTAAATTCAAAGTATGAAGATGTGAATACATAATAGAAACGCTAACGAATAAATATATCAGAAGCGATatcatagtttgatttcagataggattaaaaaaagataagatgatccgctaatttttcttttaattaattaatttatttttattagtagaaTATGTCCTATATTTATAGTCGATAACGTGACGAAAGGCTGTAGAATgaaagtgagtaaattatttaaattttataaattttttattagatgagaggagaATAAGAGATGTATCGGAAATTAACTTATAACTCATGTTTTATATAGCAGAGTGATCTATGATATTAAAAGTTAAACCAAAAGTTCACTAACTTCAAGTGATTCAGCTATCCACTACCAGCTCACCGGTCCCCAGCTTTACATTTCCAGTGCTCAGCGCTCGCGATTCGCCGGTCCATCTTCCCATCCTAGTCAGCATTCAATAGTGATTTTAACTCCTCACCCATCCAAGGTTATCTCATCTTCTCTTTATCCCAATCTGTCTCCTATGGATCTCCAGTCCCCGCCGATGAGCATATCCACGTGACCTCCCTCCAGCGgctcccaccgccgccgccacatcCGCCACTTGCTAGCCCAGCGAAGCCGGGGGCTGTTGCTGTGACACCCCCCACCCCGGCATGAGTACACAACTGccatcatttaaaaaaaaaaattgacaggaAACTACTAACGATTGGCATGAGGACATACGGTCCACTTCGCACTGCATACCGATTACGTTAACCTGCTCAAGGAACGTAAGTACAGGGCTATACCCTTGCGCGGGCGTCTGTAGTGCCGAAACACTCGCACTCAAACTTTGAGACACTTCAAAgttcaaagaaagaaaaaaatcctCCATACCTACAGATCTTACTACAAAAGAGAAAAATTGCCGCAGTGACCAACTTGCATAAGTGTTTCCATTAAAATAAAGAACCACACCCACTCTGCATCACAAAACCTACATCTCGAAGATGGATTTACCAATTTCTATCTTCCCACACAAAGCCTACACAAATAAAAACTGACATTGCAGTAATACCCAAGCATGAACAAATCACTGCATCATTGGGATCTTGGGAACATACTGCTGTTTTTGAAGGCCTCCAAGATTGCTGGGGGCACTTCAGTTCTCTAAATTTCAATGGCCGAGAAAAAACTTCCTTGGTCTATATTTCAATGGCAGGAAGATCCAAGCCTTCTTTTCTTCTGGAAATGCCTGCTTACGTTACGGTGGATTCACAGAAATGAGCAATGTCTGACATGCAATTCAAATACTTGATGAATTCGGCAAATGATCAAGCCGGCCGTTCAGTACTTGGCGAGCACGTGCACTTCGGTACTGCAGTCGCTCGTGTAGTGCCTCAGACATTTGTTCAAAAAATTCAGGATCCCATCTCTGAATCAAAAGGGGATCCTCAGCATAGCATATGTATATTGATGTAACAGCACTTTCCACAACCACAACAGTTAGCCCAACCTGTAAAATAGAACAACTCTCAGTATCGAATAACTACGCAGGAACTTTTTAACAAAAGCTCTGAAAAAGTTTGTACAGTAAGGGGAAAAAATTGAGCATGCAGTTTCCTTTTCTTAGTTACTTTAGCTATATAAATTCGTCTAGAAGGATAAACACCTACCAGTATCATACCCATCAGCATAGAGGTTGAACCAACCATAACAGCTTTACCGCTTTGTTTGAAATATGTCCAAACGCCTGTACAGGTTCCCGTAATTAGTCCACCTAACATGGTGCTCATCAGAAGGATAGCACCCGAACAGTCATAAGCAATAAGTGCTTCGATCCCTGTGGATTGAAACAGCTCCCAAGCATCCCTAGCTGACCTATTGAAACTCTGCCCATTGACAGCTATCTGAAAATGGAAAACTATGTGAGACATACATTGGATAACCTGATATCAGCTATCAATATTCAATAGCCTGAGGATATAGATAAATTGTTAGTATACCGAACTCACATTTTAATAAAAGCAGTGGTTGGTTCACAAATCACATGCATTTGTGTAAAAAATGTCCAGATATGCAAAGGTACTTTGACTGATACAGGTATTAAGGTTATAGCtttaaaaaacatgaaaaagatGTCAGTACAGAGATACAAATGATAAGCAGAAAACACTTTGAACAGGTAGACTTTTAACATTGATATGATCTACATCTTGAAAGTCACAGCGGAGATAAACATCACTCACCTGTACATATGCATATTTGTTGAAGAAGCGAACAAGGGTCTCCACAATATGAAACACAAAATCAATACAGCACAGCAAACACTCGTTGCTTCCAATTTTGGAACGGATTCCACGAATCTGTAATTTAATATAAGAAAGAAAGCAagggcaaaaagaaaaaaaggatgaGACAATGATAAAAATTGAAGCTAATATCTGAGTTTAGTGCTGCAACTATAGGAGGTAAAGGTGCAAACCTCCCAACGTAAAGTCCTAATAGCAGCTGTAAAAAGTGATCCATAGCAAATGCTTCCAAATGAAGTGGTTACAGCATATCGAAGCGACTTTAGAAGCGGTTTTGGGGGCATCGATGCAGCAGTTGGTCCACCATGAATGAGAACAAGGAATACCATACCTGATACAATGACATGGACTGTATTGCTAAGGACAGCTCCAGTCCAAAATAAACTGACTGAAAAAATCTGCAAACACGagatattattaaaaaaaatctaaaaataataaaacactGAAATCTGATACAGAACAACGATAAAAACTTGCTCACTCACCAAAAGAAGCCACCATTGGCCACCATTTGGCATGCCAAAGGCAACAATACCAGAAACTCCAAAGGACCATAATGCCATCCAACAAAGCATGACTAGCACAAATGCATATGCAACTCTCATCACATCAGGAAGTTCCCATACCATTCTTACTGCCTTCTGCAATATTAGCATTGTGAAAGGAAACCTAGCAAAAATTAACCAAGTAACTGCCATGCAAAATAAAGAAGTACGCAATTTTGCAACAGATGCATTGCCCATGTGGATATAAAGGCACTGTTTTTCTCTGTGATTTCAGCACATAATCAAAGTCTAACAGATCTAGAATATATGGCCTGAAGACCCAACTTATTATAAATCCAGGAGGCATGGTTATTGGCTTATTGCACAGGATAACTTTGGGGGACAACATTCAACAAAAATTCAGAGGCCAGACAGACAGTAGCCAACAACTAAATTAAGAGGCAAAAGGAGTAATTTTTTTGGCTCCAAGATGGTTCCACACACAGTAACTGAGTAGTAAATGAGTTTTCATATGACTttcatgttatattttttatcaaacatAAGAAATTTCTTATAAGGGATATTGCTATTTCCAAAGAGTTGAACTCTACCGGGTTATGTGTGTATCACTAACTGCCAAGTCTTCTGGTCAATAAAACGCAGTTGAAAGTGTACGATGAACACCAGTAATCTGAGCCACAATACGAAGGACTGAACAGCTTTTGGATCACAGTACACTTATTACTCTTCGCTTACTCATTTGACTAGAATTCCCTTCATACCACTACAATGAAATTAATCTTGAAACAGCACTGAAGTTAAATAATCCAAAATGTGTGATCCTAATACGTAAAGTAGCACAAACCCATGCTTAAATTGTGCATTTTCCAGTCAAATAAACTAGACCAAAAGAACATGTCAACAAAGAAAGCAGTGACAATTGGCGTGCTGACTCATGAGTACAGGTATGCCAGCGTATGCAGACAACTGGAGGAGCGAGTGCGATTTTTCAAATTTGCAGATAAGAAGTTGAGGAATCGTGAATagaatttcttaaaatttgcatGTGATTTGCAGAAATCACTTCCGTAGTCGGTTTCAGCATCACACCCTCATTCACTAGAGTCCAAGTTCGTTTTAAATTGGATCGAATTGCCAAATTTTACAGACAAAAATGTAGTTGTCGTGCGCTGTACCTATCGAGCACTGACATGACGTAAAGGAAGTGCAGGCCGGCGCCGACAGCAAGCGCGACGCCCCAGAAGAAGTGCTTTCCCCAGAAGCACAGCACGCTGACGACGGCGAGGTACGCCGTGAGGCTGTGCACGGCGGTCCGCATGACCACCTTCCCCCCGTCCTTactcccggccgccgccgccagccgcgCCCACGCGAGCGCGGCCCCCACGGCCCCTGCAGCGCCGTAGTACTTCCAGTACGTCTCCGTGAGCTCGGACGCCGGCACCGTCGGGTCCGCGGTGAGGTTGGCGTAGAGGCCGATGTTGAAGCGGTCGGCCTGGCAGAAGCGGTTGAGGCCGAAGAGCGCGAGCGCGGCGCCGAAGACAAgcaggtggaggaggaagaccACCAGCCAGAACACGTCCCGGCAGTGCCGCCTCGGCCACGCCGGCGCCACCCCCGCCGACGCAgcccccgccgcctccgccgccggggGGCTAGCGTTCCCGCTCTCGTCgcacgaggaggaagaggaggacatgGCGGCGATCGGCGATTAGAGAGGGATCAGCCGTTATCGGAGAAGGGGAttagcaagagagagagagagagagagagagagagagagagagaaattagCGACGCGGAGAAGAGTGGTAACTGCTcggtggtgttggtggtggtAGGGGAGTAACCGTTTCGGTCATCGACGGTGACGAACTGCCGGGTGACGGTGACGTCGCGCGGAATTCCGGGGGAAGAAGGCGGCTCGGTTAGTGTGGGGTTTGGAGCGTCGCGACGAATGGGAAGCCTGGATTTGGCTTTGGGGTTTTCATTTTGGGGCGGAGCGCGACCGGCTCGCTAGTAGGGATGGAAAACCTTAaccgtttttatttttatactttcTTCTGAAAACGGAATAAAAATGGGAAATTCGAAAACGGTATAACCTTAGAAATATCAGATATCGAAAATAAATCAATCCTAACATAAACACGTCGGTATCAATCAGAAATCGGTAATTCAAATAGAAAACACCAACCTATAAAATCATGACTCAAGTATCGACGTGATatataattaattcacaccaacaaaaataattcataCCGTACATTAATAGATCATATAATGATATAAATCTTAACTAAAAATCATAATAtcgtaactcgagtactcgacaCAATATATAGTTACATAAAGACTAGGATTAAAAGCAGCGCAGTCGTATGAGTTTACCGATATCAGTAGGTCGGCAACTAACTG
Coding sequences:
- the LOC133919155 gene encoding cell number regulator 2-like — protein: MYPKAEEGTARAQPPATGIPMSDGGAYYPAVGATAAFAVQAQAPIAPWSTGLCDCFDDCGNCCVTCLCPCITFGQIAEIIDRGSSSCGSSGALYTLILLLTGCQCVYSCFYRSKMRAQYGLQESPCADCCVHCFCEHCALCQEYRELKKRGFDMNLGWHANMERQKGRTAATMPPQMHPAMTR
- the LOC133919156 gene encoding uncharacterized protein LOC133919156 — protein: MSSSSSSCDESGNASPPAAEAAGAASAGVAPAWPRRHCRDVFWLVVFLLHLLVFGAALALFGLNRFCQADRFNIGLYANLTADPTVPASELTETYWKYYGAAGAVGAALAWARLAAAAGSKDGGKVVMRTAVHSLTAYLAVVSVLCFWGKHFFWGVALAVGAGLHFLYVMSVLDRFPFTMLILQKAVRMVWELPDVMRVAYAFVLVMLCWMALWSFGVSGIVAFGMPNGGQWWLLLIFSVSLFWTGAVLSNTVHVIVSGMVFLVLIHGGPTAASMPPKPLLKSLRYAVTTSFGSICYGSLFTAAIRTLRWEIRGIRSKIGSNECLLCCIDFVFHIVETLVRFFNKYAYVQIAVNGQSFNRSARDAWELFQSTGIEALIAYDCSGAILLMSTMLGGLITGTCTGVWTYFKQSGKAVMVGSTSMLMGMILVGLTVVVVESAVTSIYICYAEDPLLIQRWDPEFFEQMSEALHERLQYRSARARQVLNGRLDHLPNSSSI